A window of Pantoea agglomerans contains these coding sequences:
- the slyA gene encoding transcriptional regulator SlyA: protein MDTTLGTDLSRLVRIWRALIDQRLKPLELTQTHWVTLHNIHQLPPEQSQIQLAKAIGIEQPSLVRTLDQLEEKGLITRSTCANDRRAKRIKLTRQAEPIIEQVESVIDATRDDILAGISREEINQVVTLIARLEKNILELQHREK, encoded by the coding sequence ATGGATACGACCCTTGGAACGGATTTGTCTCGCCTGGTGCGCATCTGGCGCGCGTTGATCGATCAGCGCCTGAAGCCGCTTGAACTGACGCAGACGCACTGGGTCACGCTACATAACATTCATCAGCTGCCCCCGGAACAGTCGCAGATTCAGCTGGCGAAGGCGATCGGCATTGAGCAGCCGTCGCTGGTGCGTACGCTGGATCAGCTGGAAGAGAAAGGATTGATTACCCGTTCGACCTGCGCAAACGACCGTCGCGCGAAGCGCATCAAGCTGACGCGTCAGGCGGAGCCGATTATCGAACAGGTAGAGAGCGTTATCGACGCGACGCGCGATGATATTCTTGCCGGCATCAGCCGCGAAGAGATTAACCAGGTGGTGACGCTTATCGCCCGCCTGGAGAAAAACATTCTCGAGCTGCAGCATCGGGAAAAATAA
- the slyB gene encoding outer membrane lipoprotein SlyB — MIKRFVAVALAGITLAGCTNTSSLSGDTYSASEAKQVQSVSYGTLVSVRPVKIQGGDDNNVIGAIGGAVLGGFLGNTIGGGTGRSLATAGGAIAGGLAGQGVQGAVNKTDGVELEIRKDDGNTIMVVQKQAASRYSVGQRVALASNGSQITVSPR, encoded by the coding sequence ATGATCAAGCGTTTCGTTGCGGTCGCACTGGCTGGCATTACGCTGGCTGGCTGCACAAATACCAGTTCTCTGTCAGGCGATACCTACAGTGCCAGTGAGGCCAAACAGGTTCAGAGCGTGTCTTACGGCACGCTGGTGTCGGTCCGTCCGGTCAAGATTCAGGGCGGCGATGACAACAACGTGATCGGCGCTATCGGCGGCGCGGTGCTGGGCGGCTTTCTTGGCAATACCATTGGCGGCGGCACCGGACGCAGCCTGGCCACCGCAGGCGGCGCTATCGCCGGCGGCCTGGCGGGCCAGGGCGTTCAGGGTGCAGTGAATAAAACCGACGGCGTCGAGCTGGAAATTCGTAAGGACGATGGCAATACCATCATGGTGGTGCAGAAGCAGGCGGCCAGCCGCTACTCTGTTGGTCAGCGCGTGGCGCTGGCGTCCAACGGCAGCCAGATCACCGTTTCGCCGCGCTGA